The Budorcas taxicolor isolate Tak-1 chromosome 2, Takin1.1, whole genome shotgun sequence nucleotide sequence GGTGCCCAAAGTCAAACGTAAGGGAAGCTTCAAAGTCCTTTGGTTTGACCAACTGATGTTACGCacaagaattccatgaacatggACTTCCTTTCACTCTGGGAAGCAGTTGTCCTCTGGAACCCTCCTTCCTGACCCAACCCTTCGTATGCTCTGGGCCTGGCCACTGACAGCTGAAAAGGGAACCCAACTGGGAGAGGTCACTTCCTCAGAGATGACCTTTATTTGGAGGCCATCGCCACAAACCCCCATGTCCAACAGCACTTTGCAGCCTGGCCTTGGCTCCTCATAAGAGGATGGCCCAACGTGGTCATCAAGTTCTCTTACTCCATGTGGAAAGAGCTCTAAGCTAGCTGCTGGTGTCTCCACCCAGCCTGGTCTACTGGCCTGTAGCCTTGTCTCCCCACGGAGGCAAGGAGCATCCCAACACGAGGAAAACTCGGGGAGCAGAGAAACAGGGGTGTCTCCAGCAAGAGGCACAGGGCCAGTGTTCTTACTCAGCGCCCCTGGAGCCCCCGGCAAGTCTTTAGGGCCTGATTTTGAGCAAACCTGCATTTGCGTGAACCAGTTGCTCCCTGTCTTTTGTGTGTGGACTCTAAATAACTGAGtgctaacaacaaaaaaataataataaaataaaaaaataaaataacagtgcTGTGATGCTCTGCgctgaggagggagagagaaggggccgAGGTGGGATTACTGAAAGCTCTGGGCTTCACTGTCTGCTCTCTCCTCACACCGGCTCCCTCCTGAAGAGCCTGTCTCACTGTCTgtcagaaaacaaatttttacAGGAGTTCAAGCTACTGGCCAGTCTGGGCAACTTAAATCAGAGACTTTCCTGTGAGAACAAGGCAAGGGCTGTGCTACTGGGGTCCAAGCAGGGATGTCAGCTCCAGAAAAGTGACAATCCGTTTGTAGATGAGAACATGGAAAGGATGCGTTATTTCAGAACCTGAAGCACTGACTGGACCATCCCCTCCGATGTTGGCCTGGACGCCTGCTCCACGCACACGAGAATACAATGTACGAGTGGGAGCCCATGCCTGGAATCTTCTCACACAGTGGCCAAGGGGTCACTGCGTGAGGGAATTCAGCCGAGGTCTGGCCTGCTTCTCCTCAGCTCCCGCCCCCCTCCTCACCAGTCTCCTCCTGGAAGAAAGAGACCGATGAGgctcacaggaaaaaaatcttgtAAGAGCACCCAGGAGCAGTTAAGTTCAATTGCGATTACAGGGAATGCCCCGCTCCAATGACTGGGGCCGCAGAGTATTTCCTGGGGACGCAGGCCCACCCCCGACTGGCGGCCCCAGGCTGCAGACATAGCAAGAAGGAAACACAGTGGAGCAGAAGCTGCTGGATCTTCTTCTCTCCAAACTGGCTTCCTGCTTGTCATCCCTCAGCTCCAGAGACAGCTGcgcctctcccccagccccttcttcccttccccaaGACAGACAATCTCCTGGAAGGAGAACACtgacaggaaaaagaaacaagggTTCCCCATCCAGGGAGGTTCACAGTAAACTGGATCCTAACACATGGAATAGTGGCAAGCAGGGATTCTGAGCCTCTAGAAAGGATGTTACATCTCAAAGAAGATCTAGGCATCCTGCCTGCTTGACTGACTTCAGAAGGAGTCCCTGAAATGTACACTCTAGTCCCGGGAGGCAATCACCCTTCAAGCAAggcaggttggtggaaaggagaAGCCCAGACCCTGAGGCAGGGCTGTAAACATTGTGCTTTTCTAAGGCCAACCTGGTGCATGGCTTTGGCAACTAGGGTAACATCTCCAAAAGGTGGTGAAGAGCATGTCTCGGGAGGAAAAGACTCTTTCCACATCCTAAAATGAAGCATGGGGCCTTCGCTGGGGGAAGAAGGAAACAAGATGCTCCTTCTTCAGCCAGGGGCTGTGGGGGGGCCCGCAGGCAAAGTCCCCCCCACCGTGTTCTAGGTTCTCACTGAGACACTGAGGACGAGGGTGGAAGAGTGGTTATGCCTACATCAGCTTGGCGACGTGGCTCTAAAAGGGCACAAACTCTCTTGCAAGGTCAAGAAAATGACAAAACCTCTCTGGACTTGCCGGTCAAGCCCTTGTTAACCAGACCCCATCAGCCTCGGGTAGAGACCACCGTGCCTTGAGGTCCTCCGGGAACCACCAGCCTCGAGTCTGGCCCCGAGGTGTAGCCGGGGAGCCCGGGGCTGCCCCTCCGTCCTCCTGGAGCCGAGCCTCGGGACCTGTCCTCACCTCAGGAGGTGCTGGGGCAGCCAGGAGCCCCTCCGGGGACCGTGCTCCCAGAGCCACCACGGGGACCGGCTACCCTCCCTGACGGGACTCTGCTCCCTGCCAGCGCTACTCACCACCACGTGATCTTGAACTCATAGATGGGGCGCTTGCAGTAGTAGTGGTTGATGAGGTGCTTGTCACACACCCCGATGCACTGGTGGTCCACGGTGAGGCCCTGGGCCGACAGGTCCGTGACCAGGCAGTGCAGCAGGTCGTAAACGTCAGCCACGGCCTCCCAGGGCCCGAAAGACACGTCCACTTCACAGTGGTGCTCAAAGAGCTGCCCATCACTCTCGCTCCGCTCAAAGCGCAGAGAGTTGAGCAGTGGGCACTCATAGGGGGTGATGGGCATCTCCTCCTTGAAGACACAGACCTTGAGCTTGGCAAAGCGGGCCTTCCGCTGCACAGCGCGCAGCCGGGCAATCTCCACAATCCGCTCCAAGTGGTCTATGCGGGGGGAACACAGAGCCCATCACTGGACGAGGCTGGGAGGTGGGTAGGGAGCAGAGAGAGACCACCCCAGTGATGtctggagggaagagacagatTCCCAGGGAGGGCACTCTGTGGGCCCATGAGGGGCACAAACTTCACCAGGGATGGTAGGCGGTTCTGCAGGGCCAAAGGAAACCAATGGGACAGGATGAAGGTGTCTTTCTGAAATGCAATTTGATGACGCTGCAGGCAAGGTGGGCCCTATTTCACCTGAGTCTCCCCCTGTGCCTGAGGATGGCAGGAAGCGAAGCGGGACTCGCTCCCATCCCAAGTATGACAGGTGTGTAGGAAGCCGTGACCCCCCCTCTCCTGGTGGAGATCCCGACACTGACAGAGGCTCTGCAACCCTCCCTCCGTGCACCTCGACTGCCCCGGGTCGTGGCCCCCTCACCTTTGTAGTAGGGCATGAGCCCCAGGAATGCCTGGCGCACCTTCTCCCCCTTCAGTGGCTGCATGTTCTCCAGCTGCTCCAGGAGGGGCCCGATGGCATAGTACTGGGCCTCCTTGTACACAGCCCGCACACGCTCCCGGGGTGGCAGGTCCCCTGAGCGCAGGAAGTTCAGCACATCGCTgagcaggaaggaaagagggcaGGTGAGAGGGAGCTGATGGACCCAGACAGGGCCTCCCAGAGGttagaacacaggctctagaccCAGGCGGCCCACTGTGTAACCTCAGGTTAAGAgaatttaatctctctgtgccttgattttctactctgtaaaatggggagaaagtCAGAAAACTACCCCATCATGTTATGAAAGGGTTAAATAAGTTAACATATAAAAAGTTCTTAGAAAATACCCGGCACAATgacttccagtggttaagactccatgctcccaatgcaggggccatgggttcaattcctggtcagggaagtaagatcccacatgccgcatggTGAGACCAAGAAAGAAAGACATCCAGCACAGAGAAAGCCCTCAATAAGTGTTAGTGGTTGTTATCAGTAccattattaatataattattaagtACAGGAAAGTAatataggaaaaatgaaaagatatatttaacctctttatatattttaattgaggtatagttaataTTACTTATGAATATACCCATAACAACCACCACCTacatcaagatatagaacatgcCTGGCTCTTTCCCTTCAACCTagtgtttttgagattaatttccTACATTGTGTGCAGCAGGATTTCCcttcctttgttgtttttttttttttttactctaaaagtttgattttattttttatttttatttttaattaatttatttttttaaattttaaaatctttaatttttacatgtgttcccaaacatgaacccccctcccaccgccctccccataacatctctgtgggtcatccccatgcaccagccccaagcatgctgtatcctgcgtcagacatagactggcgattcaattctttcctttgttgtttttcttccttttactgcTAAGTATCACACCGTTATATGGGTGTGCTATAAACTATTTACCCATTctcctactgatggacatttgagttgtttccagtttggggtctCTTAAGAGTAAAGCTGTGATAAATATTCCCTGTAAACATTTTTGTGGACTTGGGGACCAATCCCTCTTAAGTAAATGTCAGCAGGAGAACTTTTTGGTCATAAATGCCTGTTTGACAAAGTGGCTGTAGCATTTCATTCCCACTAGCCACGTGGATGAGTTCTGCACCCCCCACCCATCCCTATACAGAGAAGATGACTGCCGAGCCCTGACACCTGAACAAACTGGTTTCAGGAGTGAATAAAAATCACactgtattttcttaaaataaaaattcagctcTTTCAGTTCTCTCTTTAGATTCTGCAGTGCTAAGTCACTGGACCTATCACCGGTAGGTGTGGAAGGGCTCCTCTGTGAGGGTGCATGAGTAAACCCCAACATCAAGCTGTTACCTCAATAGTTTAGTTTATGACCATGACGCAACACCAGCCAGAACTCACTAAGTGATCATCTGTCAGCCACTGTTCAGGTGTTATCCCATATAATCCCTTCAATGACATGGGGTAAGTGCTCTCTTgagtccattttataaatgaggaaaaactGGAGCTCAGAGAGCTTAAGGAACACTCTTACTAAAGGAGCCACGGCTGCTGGAGGCCCAGATGCAGACACAGGTGACTCCAAGCTCACACCCACAATGGTCCAGACTTTAGTCCAAAGGACTATGTACTGAGCCTAACTGGAAACCAGCCCAGGGGGAGGCCCAAGCAGCCTCCACAGTGGGTGCTGGGGGCACCTGTGCTCACCCACGGAGAAAAGCCCTAAACTCTTTTATCTGAATCTTTCCACAACTTCACAGGCTGCTGGTGACTCACAGGCCACTGGAGTCCAGTAGCCTGAGGATGAATGCCACAATATCCTGTTTTCTGCCACATCCTTGCTTGGCCCTgccactctccagctgtggcCACCTGAGCATGGGCACAGCAGCCCAAGGCCATACCTAGTgctccctccccatcacccctTCCAAAATTAGTCCTTTAGGCTCGAAGGCAAACCTCAGTGAGCTCTGAAAAACATAACCCTGTGGCCAGGCCCAGCGAGGAGTACTGTGGGAGATGCCAGCTGGGGCCAGCACTTTCCTCCCTCAAACAGCCTGCAAACAAAAATCTTTTTATAGCTCTGCAGAGAGATGTGACACTTTGTTTTCTCAGCATTGGAGGCAGCTGACAGCCCAATGGGGAAACCCAGATGCTTCAAAGCAAATTATTTGACCAGAGGCTCCTTTCTGAGGATGAAAAATGACCCTCTTCCCAGTGTGGGCAAGCCTACTTGGAGGCTGGCACAGAGATGTAGCAGTGGAGGGTTTCCTTTTGTTCAAGGTCAAGGACCACGCTAGTTCTCCAGTCATCTCCAAAGTTAGATGGACGGGGCAAAGAGCTTCAGCCATATATGCAAAGGATCTGGCCAGAGGTCACACCAAGACTCTATTTAATAAACATGACAGGCCTGCAAAGCAGCTATAATTATTTCTCATTTCACAAACAAGGAAACggaaacacagagtctttaaCTTGAGTGTAAAGTTGTCAGAAGTTATTTCtgggaaagactttttttttgagaTTATGTCTTCCCATGTTTTACTGTTAAAATGACAGTAACAActgaaggttttctttttaagacttgGCAATACTATAGGATGGCAACCCTATGTTGGCCCTCCCCttacctgttttatttttatttatttacttatcacTGCACTgtgcaacttgtgggatctttagttcctcaaccagggactgaatgcaGGCCCTTGCCAGGGAGaccatggagtcctaaccactaaaccACAAGGGAACTCCCTCTTTGTTTAAAACTATTGAAAGAAGTCTGGGAACCACCACCATACACCATGTTCCTCCCTAAGGGTGATACTGACACTGGTGGAATTCCACTTTCCAGTCTTTGCACAGCAGAGAAGCGGTTTCATCACACCTACCCAACGTGTGTTACCTGGGATGTCTGGGGCTGTCCTTGCCTCCTCCGGGAAAGAAACTTAAGTAGGCCGATCCAGTTCAGAGTGCACATTTATTAAATCCCACCAGCAGGTTATCTCCTCTTCCGGGTGTTACGGAAGGTATCACGGTCCTGGGCCCCAGCCCAGGCCACTCACTCACCAGGACCGCAGGTGACGGCAGAGGGAAGGACGTACCCGAAGTGCGCGCCGTCGCGGTCGATGAAGTAGCGGCCCTCGGCGTCGGTGGGGATGTAGTGTCGCCCGCTGAACATGGCCGCCAGCATGGTGTCCTCGTAGCGCCGCAGGGTGGACAGGCGTGTGGTGAAGTGAGCCCCTCCGATGTTAAGGGGGACGACCTCAGGGAACTGGGGAGGAATCGCCGGCGTTTTCAGTCCGGCGGCTGGGGAGGCGAGCCCGGCGGGGCGTCGTTCTGACCgcttctctccccatccccccaccccctcatccgTTACCaagtcctcccctcctccttccacaGCTCTTAAATCGGGTCTCTTCCCTGCAGTCCTCCTACCTCTGCTCCAGAGTTCAAAGCCTTCGCTGTCCTTCCGCTTTCTGAACTTCCCATCTTTGTGCCTTTGCTCATGTCCCCAGTGCTCCTGCCACTCCTTCTGTCCATTCAGCAAATGCAACTGCCCCATACGGCAGTGTTCACTGCGCAAGGGCACCCGGGGCGAGCAGGCTCCGCTAGCCCAGCTGAGCGCCCTTCTGCTAATTCACACCAAGGCACGGTATGGGTTAGCAGCATCCATTCATTTCAGAGCTTCTATTCAAGATCCCCTGCTCTgtgagaaatttttttcttttactttctttcaaatatttatttatttggctgctcaggCGTCTTAGTCACAGCATgcgggtctagttccctgaccaggcatctaAGCCCTGCTTaggagcactgagtcttaaccactggattaccagggaagtcctgcgtGAGCAATTCTACTCTGTCATCCCTTGCCTGCCCCAAGATAGGTTTAACTAAACACTCTCACCATTGTGCCTTCACTATACCCACATTCTCCTCTATAATAGTGCCTTGCACAATAGGTGCTTTGTGCTGTTGGTGGTTATGTATTACTGCCCAAGTTTTCTGAGGGCAGCGACAGCATCTCGTTCACCTATTGTGAGGCCACCCAGAGCAGGGCTCACAGATGCTTGTTGAATAACGCCAGGCATCCACTCCTCACCCTCTGTACGCTCTGCTTCCCTCCTTAATCTGTGCAGTGAGATTAGTCCCCAGTCCAGTTATAGTTCTGGAGTCAAGGGCAGGGAATAAGGATACCAACATTTGCCCTGAGAAGCTCTAGGTT carries:
- the KCTD7 gene encoding BTB/POZ domain-containing protein KCTD7; amino-acid sequence: MVVVTGREPDSRRPDGAMSSSDAEDDFLEPATPTATQAGHALPLLPQEFPEVVPLNIGGAHFTTRLSTLRRYEDTMLAAMFSGRHYIPTDAEGRYFIDRDGAHFGDVLNFLRSGDLPPRERVRAVYKEAQYYAIGPLLEQLENMQPLKGEKVRQAFLGLMPYYKDHLERIVEIARLRAVQRKARFAKLKVCVFKEEMPITPYECPLLNSLRFERSESDGQLFEHHCEVDVSFGPWEAVADVYDLLHCLVTDLSAQGLTVDHQCIGVCDKHLINHYYCKRPIYEFKITWWRVLYH